A region of Thermotoga sp. Mc24 DNA encodes the following proteins:
- a CDS encoding DegT/DnrJ/EryC1/StrS family aminotransferase translates to MIPLSRPDINDQDIERVVEVLKSGRLSLGEYTKRFGEMVAEYTGTRFGWAVSSGTAALHLILESLDIDEGDLILVPSFTFIASVNVILMKKAVPVFVDVDERTLNVSPETLEETVRRCLKGFKQGNFEIKGPPRLFMAVDVFGHPLDWDGILDVCRRYGITVVEDSCEALGSEYRGKKVGTFGIAGAFAFYPNKQITTGEGGVVVTNDEKIHTVVKSMSNQGRGEGNEWLYHVRFGYNYRIDEMSAALGCSQMERIEEIVEKRAEAAERYSKMLKEFSWVKVPVVEDYVTKMSWFVYVVRLEGPDRNRVMRYMEEKGVQVRNYFYPVHFQPFYEKLFGTMRGLLPVTERESEKTLAIPFFTSITESEQKTVVEILREAVEKVG, encoded by the coding sequence ATGATCCCGTTATCAAGACCGGATATAAACGATCAGGATATCGAAAGAGTAGTGGAAGTTTTAAAAAGCGGAAGGCTCAGTCTCGGCGAGTACACAAAGCGTTTCGGAGAGATGGTGGCCGAATACACGGGCACCAGATTCGGTTGGGCGGTGAGCAGTGGAACGGCTGCGCTCCACCTCATCCTGGAGAGTCTCGATATTGACGAGGGAGATCTGATCCTTGTGCCTTCCTTCACCTTCATCGCTTCTGTCAACGTGATCCTCATGAAAAAGGCAGTTCCCGTTTTCGTGGATGTGGACGAGAGAACTCTGAACGTTTCTCCAGAAACACTGGAGGAGACGGTGAGAAGGTGTCTCAAAGGATTCAAACAGGGAAACTTTGAGATAAAAGGACCCCCCCGACTTTTCATGGCCGTTGATGTCTTTGGCCATCCCCTCGACTGGGATGGGATTCTCGACGTCTGTCGGAGGTACGGCATCACGGTGGTGGAAGACTCCTGTGAGGCTCTCGGATCCGAGTACAGAGGAAAAAAGGTGGGTACTTTTGGGATAGCCGGTGCCTTTGCTTTTTATCCGAACAAGCAGATCACAACGGGAGAAGGCGGCGTTGTTGTGACAAACGACGAAAAGATACACACCGTCGTGAAGAGCATGAGCAACCAGGGGAGAGGTGAGGGGAACGAATGGCTCTACCATGTGCGTTTCGGTTACAACTACAGAATCGATGAGATGTCGGCTGCACTTGGATGTTCTCAGATGGAAAGAATCGAGGAGATCGTGGAAAAACGCGCAGAAGCGGCGGAGAGATATTCAAAGATGTTGAAAGAATTTTCTTGGGTGAAGGTACCCGTTGTGGAAGATTACGTCACTAAGATGAGCTGGTTTGTCTATGTCGTGAGACTGGAAGGTCCAGATAGAAACCGTGTGATGAGGTACATGGAAGAAAAGGGAGTCCAGGTTAGAAACTACTTCTATCCCGTCCACTTTCAGCCCTTCTACGAAAAACTCTTCGGCACCATGAGAGGATTGCTTCCCGTGACAGAGAGGGAATCTGAGAAGACACTCGCCATTCCGTTCTTCACGAGCATCACAGAAAGTGAACAGAAGACGGTAGTTGAGATCCTCAGAGAGGCGGTGGAGAAGGTTGGTTAG
- a CDS encoding DegQ family serine endoprotease, protein MKKLFLTIAVALILTSVFPYVNPDYESPIVNVVEACAPAVVKIDVVKTVKTSFFDPYFEQFFKKWFGELPPGFERQVTSLGSGFIFDPEGYVLTNYHVVGGADNITVTMLDGSKYDAEYIGGDEELDIAVIKIRASDKKFPYLEFGDSDKVKIGEWAIAIGNPLGFQHTVTVGVVSATSRRIPKPDGNGYYVGLIQTDAAINPGNSGGPLLNIHGEVIGINTAIVNPQEAVNLGFAIPINTVKKFLDTILTQKKIEKAYLGVTVMTLTEETAKALGLESTSGALITSVQKGSPAEKAGLKEGDVILKVDDQDVRSHEELISIIHTYKPGDTAVLTIERKGKIMKVQVTFGSSSEEEKTTTGEEKIDILGITVSNITPADRETYSIPEEINGVIVKESSGKFGLQNGDVITTVYVNGKRYDINSVEDFKKVIASAEKGDYIALYIYRNGAKVFVSFIYQR, encoded by the coding sequence ATGAAGAAACTCTTTCTGACCATCGCTGTAGCACTGATACTTACCAGTGTTTTCCCATACGTCAACCCCGACTATGAGAGTCCCATCGTTAACGTGGTCGAAGCGTGTGCACCGGCCGTTGTGAAGATAGACGTTGTGAAGACGGTGAAGACTTCTTTCTTCGATCCTTATTTTGAACAGTTCTTCAAAAAATGGTTCGGTGAACTTCCTCCCGGTTTCGAAAGACAGGTTACCAGCCTTGGATCAGGCTTCATCTTCGACCCAGAAGGTTACGTTCTCACCAACTACCACGTGGTCGGTGGAGCGGACAACATCACCGTGACCATGCTCGATGGAAGCAAATACGATGCGGAATACATAGGAGGAGATGAAGAACTCGATATCGCGGTCATAAAGATCAGAGCCAGTGATAAGAAATTCCCCTATTTGGAATTCGGAGACTCTGACAAGGTGAAGATCGGTGAATGGGCGATAGCCATAGGAAATCCCCTCGGTTTCCAACACACGGTGACAGTAGGGGTGGTCAGTGCCACCAGCAGGAGAATTCCAAAACCGGACGGGAATGGCTACTACGTGGGGCTCATTCAGACCGACGCGGCGATCAACCCGGGGAACAGTGGCGGACCCCTTTTGAACATACACGGTGAAGTGATAGGTATAAACACCGCCATCGTCAATCCTCAAGAAGCCGTGAACCTTGGTTTTGCCATCCCGATCAACACAGTGAAAAAATTCCTCGACACCATACTCACCCAGAAGAAAATTGAGAAAGCCTATCTCGGTGTGACGGTCATGACCCTCACCGAAGAAACAGCAAAAGCTCTGGGGCTTGAATCTACAAGCGGTGCTCTGATAACGAGCGTTCAGAAAGGATCTCCCGCTGAAAAAGCCGGACTCAAGGAAGGGGACGTGATCCTCAAAGTTGACGATCAGGACGTGAGAAGTCACGAAGAACTGATCTCCATCATTCACACTTACAAACCGGGCGACACAGCCGTTCTCACCATAGAGAGAAAAGGAAAGATCATGAAGGTTCAAGTGACGTTCGGTTCCTCATCTGAAGAAGAGAAAACAACGACCGGTGAAGAAAAAATCGATATTCTTGGCATCACAGTGTCAAACATCACGCCGGCCGACAGAGAAACTTATTCGATCCCAGAAGAGATAAACGGAGTCATAGTAAAGGAGAGCAGCGGGAAGTTCGGTCTCCAGAATGGGGATGTCATCACCACTGTGTACGTGAACGGCAAAAGGTATGATATAAATTCTGTAGAGGATTTTAAGAAAGTTATAGCCTCTGCTGAGAAAGGTGACTACATCGCCCTTTACATTTATAGGAATGGAGCGAAAGTCTTCGTGAGTTTCATATACCAGAGATAG
- the ftsY gene encoding signal recognition particle-docking protein FtsY, giving the protein MGLFDFLKKGLQKTKETFFGRVVKLLKGRKLDDETREELEELLIQADVGVETTEYILERLEEKNGDALESLKEILLEILNFDTKLNVPTKPPFVIMVVGVNGTGKTTSCGKLAKVFADEGKSVVLAAADTFRAAAIEQLKIWGERVGATVIAHSEGADPAAVAFDAVAHALARNKDVVIIDTAGRLHTKKNLMEELRKVHRVVKKKIPDAPHETLLVIDATTGQNGLVQAKIFKEAVDVTGIILTKLDGTAKGGITLAIARELGIPIKFIGVGEKAEDLRPFDPETFVEVLLSE; this is encoded by the coding sequence ATGGGACTCTTTGACTTTCTGAAAAAGGGACTTCAAAAGACGAAAGAAACGTTTTTCGGGCGAGTGGTGAAGCTCCTCAAGGGAAGAAAGCTGGACGATGAAACCCGCGAGGAACTGGAAGAGCTTCTCATTCAGGCGGATGTGGGAGTCGAGACAACGGAGTACATCCTGGAGAGACTGGAAGAGAAAAACGGGGACGCTCTCGAGTCCCTCAAGGAGATCCTTCTGGAAATCCTGAACTTCGACACGAAACTGAACGTTCCTACCAAGCCACCGTTCGTGATCATGGTCGTCGGTGTTAACGGAACGGGAAAGACCACCTCCTGTGGAAAGCTCGCGAAGGTGTTTGCTGATGAAGGAAAGAGTGTGGTACTCGCCGCAGCGGATACTTTCAGAGCGGCCGCCATAGAACAGCTGAAGATATGGGGAGAACGTGTCGGTGCCACGGTGATAGCCCACTCGGAAGGGGCTGATCCGGCCGCCGTTGCTTTTGACGCGGTGGCTCACGCTCTCGCCAGAAACAAAGATGTGGTCATAATAGACACCGCAGGGAGACTTCACACGAAAAAGAATCTCATGGAGGAACTGCGAAAGGTTCACAGGGTTGTCAAAAAGAAGATCCCCGATGCCCCACACGAAACACTTCTCGTGATAGACGCCACCACTGGTCAAAACGGACTCGTTCAAGCAAAGATCTTCAAAGAAGCGGTGGATGTCACCGGTATAATTCTCACAAAGCTCGACGGAACCGCAAAGGGTGGAATAACCCTGGCCATCGCTCGAGAATTGGGGATTCCCATAAAGTTCATTGGTGTCGGTGAAAAAGCGGAAGACCTGAGACCTTTCGATCCTGAAACCTTCGTGGAGGTATTGCTTTCAGAATGA